A stretch of the Aphis gossypii isolate Hap1 chromosome 2, ASM2018417v2, whole genome shotgun sequence genome encodes the following:
- the LOC126549706 gene encoding uncharacterized protein LOC126549706 — MIYNFNMQSNVINFKKIDEILNLKGKNKRSIIDAKLKSQRENRIIENNKRQEVLGTIVKKYHKKIKKIHQENVTNNKKKLEDKHQKAAKIQLRLQNHKTLECRKNAKIINFIKNKDIKSQKLLAERKYQRLSEKQKRDNERFYNKVEYQKITLVKNQQLIDKCLENKTFNSLENNQELSEEYEEEINDEPIEEIITEEECIIDSDQSKLEMIHNQTNVDNVRVYLKRIAMLKKNFNNCETGRHFLQKLGPIWDSLTQCFYRKSLILKDMAKNSDNMMPDGFRKIYEKINLDNDKNVTKRSLGLDASFLEIFITDLDYELSDEDVNNALTKAKYLIDKSTTAFDVMNLVKFILEHEIDVNENVLYIVNGICRRTVFEYAKKRMSYRMLGRSKNTINRLKFLNKNNLIPKQYLITKNNENYVEPIVFDFLTNDVKYGYLTSEETITEYNMYPNNAQIKMEAFWQKLNFCYSINIPSMYYENVMENIFKMPEKYCLENHVDIQVDRLMAFAYKQLASNLSGKSNTSTSYHNIKDVEELTHTKFNILARKMTKMLFGMGGSYEEKIYVLEVVMKHIVNEIAKRSPKVLYKYKNKHKAVSNDTKIDMSFFLSKP, encoded by the exons atgatttataattttaatatgcaaagtaacgtgattaattttaaaaaaattgacgaaatattaaatcttaaaggtaaaaataaaagaagcaTTATAGATGCTAAACTAAAAAGTCAAAGAGAAAACCgtataattgaaaacaataaacgGCAAGAAGTTCTCGGAACAATAGTGAAAAAATaccacaaaaaaatcaaaaaaatacaccaagaaaatgttacaaacaataaaaaaaagttggaaGACAAACATCAAAAAGCagcaaaaatacaattaagatTACAAAATCACAAAACACTTGAGTGCcgtaaaaatgcaaaaataataaattttataaaaaataaagacataaaatcacaaaaactATTGGCCGAAAGAAAATACCAAAGGCTTTCTGAAAAGCAAAAAAGAGATAATGAAcgtttttacaataaagttgaatatcaaaaaataacactAGTAAAAAACCAACAGTTAATCGACaaatgtttagaaaataaaacatttaacagtCTTGAAAATAACCAAGAATTGTCTGAAGAGTACGAAGAAGAAATAAATGATGAACCGATCGAAGAAATAATTACTGAAGAGGAGTGTATCATAGATTCTGATCaatca aaattagaaatgaTACATAACCAAACAAATGTAGATAATGTTCGagtgtatttaaaaagaattgctatgttaaaaaaaaacttcaataaTTGCGAAACTGGAAGACATTTTCTACAAAAGCTTGGACCAATTTGGGACTCGCTTACACAATGCTTTTATAGAAAATCATTAATCTTGAAAGATATGGCCAAGAACTCAGACAATATGATGCCTGATGGTTTCAGAAAAAtctacgaaaaaataaatcttgatAATGACAAGAATGTGACTAAACGTTCCTTGGGATTAGATGCATCGTTTTTGGAAATCTTTATAACTG ATTTGGACTATGAGCTCAGTGATGAAGATGTAAATAATGCATTGACTAAAGCTAAATACCTTATCGATAAATCAACGACCGCATTTGATGTAATGAATTtagttaagtttatattagaaCATGAAATAGACGTTAATGAGAATGTTTTGTATATCGTAAATGGTATATGCAGAAGAACAGTTTTTGAATATGCTAAAAAACGAATGAGTT atcgaATGCTAGGGCGTTCGAAAAATACAATCAACaggcttaaatttttaaacaagaaCAATTTGATTCCAAAACAGTATTTAATAAcgaaaaacaatgaaaattacGTGGAACCGATAGTTTTTGACTTTCTAACAAATGATGTTAAGTATGGCTATTTAACTTCAGAAGAAACGATTACAGAATACAACATGTATCCAAATAATGctcaaataaaaatggaagCATTTTGGCAAAAGTTGAATTTTTGCTATAGTATAAACATTCCTAGTATGTATTACGAAAATgtaatggaaaatattttcaaaatgccAGAAAAGTATtgtcttgaaaat CACGTCGATATTCAAGTCGATAGATTGATGGCATTTGCTTATAAACAACTAGCATCTAATTTGTCGGGGAAATCGAATACATCCACCTCCTATCATAACATAAAGGATGTCGAAGAATTGAcccatacaaaatttaatatacttgctAGAAAGATGACAAAGATGTTGTTTGGAATGGGTGGATCTTATGAAGAAAAGATATATGTCCTAGAAGTTGTTATGAAACATATTGTCAACGAGATAGCAAAAAGGTCACCAAAAGTACtgtacaagtataaaaataaacataaagcTGTTTCCAACGATACGAAGATTGATATgtccttttttttatcaaaaccataa
- the LOC114125172 gene encoding meiosis-specific nuclear structural protein 1-like, producing the protein MNEHQKTELSSIAAQKKIADQIANDVRCIDMCKMRKNASNVSLYRRMHLESEEEELFTNIQKAKEAQARQIAELEQEQKLAEVIADLKRREIVEIKNNQLLQNNSHELRHIEKQLRTAYAKKDLLCQIKEKEALKKEEKVKVYYDDLKMIESRNYENEEESKLQTRQNELKLDYKKAITEQMQENAAEKRRLSSLKNDPFVFYEATGSSEVHKNKITNSGSQKELELFKKVENELKEIEIKESNNRKKRIEEYLIEISKRDKQQEELKNQKKTENDKIYKCLVDNLTSLTSNTLKNREMQINLVMEQQRNAAWSAEKKEKELKNIQRDNMLKQNEMQLNIKKDKEKAEKEKDSALVKTLLQNFQTFNEVEEKKNAERRQIMLNYGKELKMSIDQKADLRQKQKKVMMNEFSEAVKSEELRMAEMNKEQTTIVKQHMENLEGFFPPTTRNQYNVK; encoded by the exons ATGAATGAACATCAAAAAACTGAGCTCAGCTCAATAGCAGCACAAAAAAAGATAGCCGATCAAATAGCTAATGATGTACGTTGTATTGATATGTGTAAAATGCGCAAAAACGCGTCAAATGTATCGTTATATAGGCGTATGCATTTGGAGTCGGAGGAGGAAGAGTtgtttacaaatatacaaaaa gcAAAAGAAGCTCAGGCTAGACAAATTGCTGAGTTGGAACAAGAACAAAAACTTGCTGAAGTTATAGCAGATTTAAAACGCAGAGAGATAgtcgaaataaaaaacaa TCaattacttcaaaataattcacaCGAACTTCGACATATCGAAAAGCAATTACGAACAGCTTATGCGAAAAAAGATTTATTGTgtcaaattaaagaaaaagaagctttaaaaaaagaagagaaagtcaaagtatattatgatgatttgAAAATGATAGAAAGTAGAAATTACGAAAATGAGGAGGAAAGTAAACTACAAACTCGACAAAATGAACTCAAGTTAGATTATAAAAAGGCAATCACAGAGCAAATGCAAGAAAACGCAGCAGAAAAACGACGGCTTTCATCATTAAAGAACGATCCCTTTGTTTTCTATGAAGCGACCGGAAGTAGtgaagtacataaaaataaaattacgaatAGTGGTTCTCAAAAAGAATTAGAACTATTCAAAAAAGTAGAAAATGAGCTAAAGGAAATTGAAATCAAAGAATCTAATAATAGGAAGAA acGTATAGAGgagtatttaattgaaatttctaAGCGGGATAAACAACAGgaagaattaaaaaaccaGAAGAAAACAGAAAATGACAAAATCTATAAATGCTTAGTTGATAATTTAACATCTTTAACG tcAAATACATTGAAAAACAGAGAAATGCAAATTAATCTTGTAATGGAACAACAACGAAATGCCGCTTGGTCGGCtgagaaaaaagaaaaagaactgaaaaatattcagCGAGATAACATgctaaaacaaaatgaaatgcaattgaacattaaaaaagATAAGGAAAAAGCAGAAAAAGAAAAGGATAGTGCGCTAGTCAAAACA TTGTTgcaaaattttcaaacatttaacgAGGTAgaggagaaaaaaaatgctgAGCGACGACAAATTATGCTCAATTATGGGAAAGAGTTAAAAATGTCGATTGACCAAAAAGCAGATTTGaggcaaaaacaaaaaaaagttatgatgAACGAATTTTCGGAGGCTGTTAAATCAGAAGAGCTAAG AATGGCTGAAATGAATAAGGAACAGACAACTATTGTTAAACAACATATGGAAAATCTTGAAGGATTTTTCCCACCGACCACGAGAAATCAATATAATGTGAAATAA